A genome region from Streptomyces pratensis includes the following:
- a CDS encoding sensor histidine kinase, translated as MRAVWVRTQVRSWKGRSGFDKIDLYTRGTLHSLVWMTIVSQVLLSVTRPVRDSGAPAALIAGTVLAAVGQGVCGKHLVARALDSYLGGPVADRRLIALGAVLFLADVSGLLVLGAYTGVERFPELVLALGAAVVPFMTSLVLVVPVWTGALLQVFTAAGVGGGVALAGGQGSFVLSTLIGVVFGSALTSVTVRLSAWSLDVMSKLRDAQDMETRLAVVEERLRFGRDMHDVLGRNLAVIALKSELAVELAQRGKPTALDQMVEVQRIARASQQEVRDVVRGYRKADLGTELLGAQGVLRAAGIECAVHGDGGRLPAPVQSALGWAVREAATNVLRHGDPQRCDIRLETGRDGVRLVVENDGVTADKGVVSGGGSGLPGLRERLAAVGGSLEAGPTGDGLFHLTAAVPLPSSPDTPPSPLEKR; from the coding sequence ATGCGGGCTGTGTGGGTACGGACGCAGGTGCGGAGCTGGAAGGGCCGCAGCGGCTTCGACAAGATCGATCTCTATACGCGCGGCACCCTGCACTCCCTGGTGTGGATGACGATCGTGTCCCAGGTGCTGCTGTCGGTGACGCGGCCCGTGCGGGATTCCGGCGCTCCCGCCGCGCTGATCGCCGGGACGGTGCTGGCGGCGGTGGGGCAGGGCGTCTGCGGGAAACATCTGGTCGCCCGCGCACTGGACAGCTACCTGGGCGGGCCGGTCGCGGACCGGCGGCTGATCGCGCTCGGAGCAGTCCTGTTCCTCGCCGACGTGTCGGGGCTCCTGGTGCTCGGCGCGTACACCGGCGTCGAACGGTTCCCCGAGCTGGTGCTCGCCCTCGGCGCGGCGGTCGTGCCGTTCATGACCTCGCTGGTCCTCGTGGTGCCCGTGTGGACGGGCGCTCTGCTCCAGGTGTTCACCGCGGCCGGCGTGGGCGGCGGGGTCGCGCTGGCCGGCGGGCAGGGTTCGTTCGTACTCTCCACGCTCATCGGAGTGGTCTTCGGGAGCGCTCTGACCTCGGTCACCGTCCGGCTGTCCGCCTGGTCCCTGGACGTGATGTCGAAGCTCCGCGACGCCCAGGACATGGAGACCCGGCTGGCGGTCGTGGAGGAACGACTGCGCTTCGGGCGGGACATGCACGACGTCCTGGGCCGGAACCTGGCGGTGATCGCGCTGAAGAGCGAACTCGCGGTCGAGCTGGCCCAGCGCGGAAAGCCCACGGCGCTGGACCAGATGGTCGAGGTGCAGCGGATCGCACGTGCGTCCCAGCAGGAGGTCCGCGACGTCGTACGGGGATACCGGAAGGCCGACCTCGGCACGGAACTCCTGGGAGCCCAGGGAGTTTTGCGGGCCGCCGGAATCGAGTGTGCCGTCCATGGCGACGGCGGGAGGCTTCCCGCCCCGGTGCAGTCGGCCCTCGGGTGGGCCGTACGCGAGGCGGCCACCAACGTCCTGCGGCACGGCGACCCCCAGCGGTGTGACATCCGGCTGGAGACCGGGCGGGACGGGGTCCGGCTGGTGGTGGAGAACGACGGCGTGACAGCGGACAAGGGCGTCGTCTCCGGTGGTGGTTCAGGGCTCCCCGGGCTCCGGGAGCGGCTGGCCGCGGTCGGCGGGTCGCTGGAGGCGGGGCCGACCGGCGACGGCCTGTTCCACCTGACCGCGGCTGTCCCCCTGCCCTCGTCCCCTGACACCCCGCCCTCCCCGCTGGAGAAGAGATGA
- a CDS encoding histone-like nucleoid-structuring protein Lsr2: MAQRVVVTLSDDIDGGEAAETVTFALDGKSYEIDLNPANAKKLRKTLAPYVAAGRKQTKPGKHGKAPVSYHHTSLAPDPAAVRAWARSHRMEVPARGRIPKKVYEAFNAAS, translated from the coding sequence GTGGCTCAGCGTGTAGTGGTTACGCTCTCCGACGACATCGACGGGGGAGAAGCGGCGGAAACGGTCACCTTCGCCCTGGACGGGAAGTCGTACGAGATCGACCTCAATCCCGCCAATGCAAAGAAACTGCGGAAGACACTGGCCCCGTACGTGGCGGCCGGCCGAAAGCAGACAAAACCCGGCAAGCACGGCAAGGCTCCGGTGTCGTACCACCACACGTCGCTCGCGCCGGACCCCGCGGCCGTGCGCGCCTGGGCCCGCTCGCACCGGATGGAGGTGCCGGCCCGCGGCCGGATCCCCAAGAAGGTCTACGAGGCGTTCAACGCGGCCAGTTGA
- the purQ gene encoding phosphoribosylformylglycinamidine synthase subunit PurQ, with protein MTTRIGVVTFPGTLDDQDSLRAVRIAGAEPVSLWHRDKDLHQVDAVILAGGFSYGDYLRAGAISRFSPVMETVIEQAKAGLPVLGICNGFQILTEAHLLPGAMLRNNHLHFICRDQKLRVENAETAWTSDYTAGQEISVPLKNVDGRYTADERTLDELEAEGRVAFRYADVNPNGSLRDIAGITNATGNVVGLMPHPEHAVEPLIGTGRTDGLGFFTSIIKKLVNA; from the coding sequence GTGACCACCCGTATCGGCGTCGTCACTTTTCCCGGCACGCTCGACGACCAGGACAGCCTGCGGGCCGTACGGATCGCGGGTGCCGAGCCCGTATCCCTCTGGCACCGCGACAAGGACCTGCACCAGGTCGACGCGGTCATCCTCGCGGGCGGATTCAGTTACGGCGACTATCTGCGCGCCGGTGCCATCTCACGTTTCTCGCCGGTGATGGAGACGGTCATCGAGCAGGCGAAGGCCGGTCTGCCGGTCCTCGGTATCTGCAACGGTTTCCAGATCCTGACCGAGGCGCATCTGCTGCCCGGCGCGATGCTGCGCAACAACCACCTCCACTTCATCTGCCGCGACCAGAAGCTGCGGGTGGAGAACGCGGAGACCGCCTGGACCTCGGACTACACGGCGGGCCAGGAGATCTCCGTACCGCTGAAGAACGTGGACGGCAGGTACACCGCCGACGAGCGCACGCTCGACGAGCTGGAGGCCGAGGGCCGCGTCGCCTTCCGTTACGCCGACGTCAACCCGAACGGCTCGCTGCGCGACATCGCGGGCATCACCAACGCCACGGGCAACGTCGTCGGTCTGATGCCGCACCCGGAGCACGCCGTCGAGCCGCTGATCGGCACCGGTCGCACCGACGGCCTGGGTTTCTTCACCTCGATCATCAAGAAGCTGGTCAACGCATGA
- a CDS encoding N,N-dimethylformamidase beta subunit family domain-containing protein, which translates to MGAEQIRRWESGALAHAVSDPFGQGPLPWLRGSENYFDDTGQVVPWYADPDLGRGGAGGGTRTADDVHQQIKGFVSPGAAAPGEAIDFHITVDPPQQFYVDVYRIGHYAGDGAAKITTSPRLSGIVQPAPLAAERTVSCHHWWLSWRLQIPSYWTVGAYVAVLTTADGHRSHVPFTVRDDHPADLLLLLPDVTWQAYNLYPEDGRTGASLYHAWDEQGRLLGEEDAAVTISFDRPYAGAGLPLHVGHAYDFIRWAERYGYDLAYADARDLHAGRVDPSRYRGLVFPGHDEYWSSPMRRTTELARDTGTSLVFLSANTMYWQVGLGPSPSGVPDRLLTCRKRRGPGKSALWREIDRPEQQLLGIQYAGRVPDPHPLVVRNAGHWLWEATGAAEGDEIGGLVAGEADRYFPRTALPEHESRMLLAHSPYADGDGATRHQETSLYRAPSGALVFASGTFAWSPALDRPGHTDSRVQRATANLLDRICKRD; encoded by the coding sequence ATGGGGGCGGAGCAGATCCGGCGATGGGAATCGGGTGCCCTCGCGCACGCAGTGAGCGACCCCTTCGGGCAGGGCCCGCTGCCCTGGCTGCGCGGCAGCGAGAACTACTTCGACGACACCGGCCAGGTGGTCCCCTGGTACGCCGACCCCGACCTCGGCCGCGGTGGGGCCGGCGGCGGCACGCGTACGGCTGACGACGTGCATCAGCAGATCAAGGGGTTCGTCTCCCCCGGGGCCGCGGCACCGGGCGAAGCGATCGACTTCCACATCACCGTGGACCCGCCCCAGCAGTTCTACGTCGACGTCTACCGCATCGGGCACTACGCGGGCGACGGCGCGGCCAAGATCACCACCAGCCCGCGCCTCTCCGGCATCGTCCAGCCGGCACCGCTGGCCGCCGAGCGGACGGTCTCCTGCCATCACTGGTGGCTGTCCTGGCGGCTGCAGATCCCCAGCTACTGGACGGTCGGTGCCTACGTCGCCGTGCTCACCACGGCCGACGGCCACCGCTCGCACGTCCCCTTCACGGTCCGCGACGACCATCCGGCGGACCTGCTCCTCCTGCTTCCCGACGTCACGTGGCAGGCCTACAACCTCTATCCGGAGGACGGCCGTACGGGCGCGAGTCTCTACCACGCCTGGGACGAGCAGGGCCGGCTGCTTGGCGAGGAGGACGCCGCCGTCACCATCTCCTTCGACCGTCCTTACGCGGGAGCGGGCCTGCCCCTCCACGTCGGCCACGCCTACGACTTCATCCGCTGGGCCGAGCGCTACGGCTACGACCTCGCGTACGCCGACGCCCGCGACCTGCACGCCGGCCGGGTCGACCCGAGCCGCTACCGGGGTCTGGTCTTCCCCGGCCACGACGAGTACTGGTCGTCGCCGATGCGCCGCACCACCGAACTCGCCCGGGACACCGGCACCTCGCTCGTCTTCCTGTCGGCCAACACCATGTACTGGCAGGTCGGCCTCGGCCCGTCCCCCTCCGGCGTCCCCGATCGCCTGCTCACCTGCCGCAAGCGCCGCGGCCCGGGCAAGTCCGCGCTCTGGCGCGAGATCGACCGCCCCGAGCAGCAGCTGCTCGGTATCCAGTACGCGGGCCGGGTCCCCGATCCTCACCCGCTGGTCGTACGGAACGCCGGCCACTGGCTCTGGGAAGCCACCGGCGCGGCCGAGGGTGACGAGATCGGCGGGCTGGTCGCCGGCGAGGCCGACCGCTACTTCCCGCGTACGGCGCTGCCCGAGCACGAGAGCCGCATGCTGCTCGCGCATTCTCCGTACGCGGACGGCGACGGCGCCACCCGGCACCAGGAGACCTCGCTGTACCGGGCCCCTTCGGGTGCGCTCGTCTTCGCGTCGGGCACCTTCGCCTGGTCCCCCGCCCTGGACCGGCCCGGCCACACCGACTCCCGTGTCCAGCGCGCCACGGCCAATCTCCTCGACCGGATCTGCAAGCGGGACTGA
- the purD gene encoding phosphoribosylamine--glycine ligase, which produces MKVLVIGGGAREHALCRSLSLDPDVTALYCAPGNAGIAEVAELHPVDALDGEAVARLANELGAELVVVGPEAPLVAGVADAVRAAGIPCFGPSREAAQLEGSKAFAKDVMAGANVPTARSYVCTTPAEIDEALDAFGAPYVVKDDGLAAGKGVVVTDDIEAARAHALACDRVVIEEFLDGPEVSLFAITDGTTVLPLQPAQDFKRALDGDEGPNTGGMGAYSPLPWADPKLVDEVMQTVLQPTVDELRRRGTPFSGLLYAGLAITSRGVRVIEFNARFGDPETQVVLARLKTPLAGILLGSANGTLDVVPELNWRDDAAVTVVIASHNYPGTPRTGDPIEGLADVVAQDAPHAFVLHAGTRQDGDAVVSAGGRVLSVTATGKDLTQARERAYTAVGRIRLDGSQHRTDIARKAAEEA; this is translated from the coding sequence GTGAAGGTCCTCGTCATCGGCGGCGGCGCCCGCGAACACGCCCTGTGCCGCTCTCTCTCCCTCGACCCCGATGTCACCGCTCTGTACTGCGCGCCCGGCAACGCCGGAATCGCAGAGGTGGCCGAACTGCACCCGGTCGACGCACTCGACGGTGAAGCCGTCGCGCGCCTCGCCAACGAGCTGGGCGCCGAGCTGGTGGTCGTCGGCCCGGAGGCACCGCTTGTCGCCGGTGTCGCCGACGCCGTGCGCGCCGCCGGCATCCCCTGCTTCGGCCCCTCGCGCGAGGCGGCCCAGCTGGAGGGCTCCAAGGCGTTCGCCAAGGACGTCATGGCCGGTGCCAACGTCCCGACAGCCCGGAGCTACGTCTGCACGACGCCTGCGGAGATCGACGAGGCCCTGGACGCCTTCGGCGCTCCGTACGTCGTGAAGGACGACGGTCTCGCGGCCGGCAAGGGCGTCGTCGTCACGGACGACATCGAGGCCGCGCGTGCCCACGCCCTGGCATGCGACCGCGTGGTCATCGAGGAGTTCCTCGACGGCCCCGAGGTGAGCCTCTTCGCGATCACCGACGGCACCACGGTGCTCCCCCTCCAGCCCGCCCAGGACTTCAAGCGCGCCCTCGACGGCGACGAGGGCCCGAACACGGGTGGCATGGGCGCCTACTCCCCGCTCCCGTGGGCCGACCCGAAGCTCGTGGACGAGGTCATGCAGACCGTTCTGCAGCCGACCGTCGACGAGCTCCGCCGTCGCGGCACCCCGTTCTCCGGGCTGCTGTACGCGGGCCTCGCGATCACCTCGCGTGGCGTACGGGTCATCGAGTTCAACGCCCGCTTCGGTGACCCGGAGACGCAGGTGGTCCTCGCCCGGCTGAAGACGCCGCTCGCCGGCATCCTGCTCGGTTCGGCCAACGGCACCCTGGACGTCGTGCCCGAGCTGAACTGGCGTGACGACGCGGCCGTCACCGTGGTCATCGCCTCGCACAACTACCCGGGCACGCCCCGTACCGGAGACCCGATCGAGGGCCTCGCGGATGTGGTGGCGCAGGATGCACCGCACGCGTTCGTCCTGCACGCCGGGACGCGGCAGGACGGCGACGCGGTCGTCAGCGCCGGTGGGCGCGTGCTCTCCGTCACGGCGACCGGCAAGGACCTCACACAGGCCCGGGAGCGCGCCTACACGGCGGTCGGCCGTATCCGGCTCGACGGGTCCCAGCACCGTACGGACATCGCCCGCAAGGCCGCCGAAGAGGCCTGA
- a CDS encoding DNA polymerase III subunit gamma and tau: protein MSSLALYRRYRPESFAEVIGQEHVTDPLQQALRNNRVNHAYLFSGPRGCGKTTSARILARCLNCEQGPTPTPCGECQSCRDLARNGPGSIDVIEIDAASHGGVDDARDLREKAFFGPASSRYKIYIIDEAHMVTPAGFNALLKVVEEPPEHLKFIFATTEPEKVIGTIRSRTHHYPFRLVPPGTLRGYLAEVCDKENSSVEDGVLPLVVRAGAGSVRDSMSVMDQLLASAADDGVTYAMATSLLGYTDGSLLDSIVDAFAAGDGAAAFEVVDQVIEGGNDPRRFVADLLERLRDLVILAAVPDAGDKGLIDAPADVVERMQAQASVFGAAELSRAADLVNEGLTEMRGATSPRLQVELICARVLLPGAFDDERSLQARLDRLERGASFAAAGPGPAVGYVPGPEAHGAGVGMPAGGGGGPAAARAAARGEAPGGAPADVPRAAPAVAEAAAPPVVQHPPAAPQEAPPAQQPADPAPAGQRPGAWPAAAGAGSGAGGAEAARRPGGWPTASAPGGGVPQAQAPAPAQTPHTPPPAPVAQAPAPGGQGMAQGAAQVRNMWPDILEAVKNRRRFTWILLSQNAQVTGFDGSTLQIGFLNAGARDTFSSSGSEEVLKQALAEQFNAKWRVESVVDPSGGGGQPPQTGGGGRPPAAPYQPPPAPPAQSYEPRPAAPAPQAPPPAQQPPAQQSGRPEQSSYDHGAPEPPRPVAPEDDTAEADDPDLVDSALSGHDLIVRELGATVVEEFTNE from the coding sequence GTGTCGTCCCTTGCGCTGTACCGCCGCTATCGCCCCGAGTCCTTCGCCGAGGTCATCGGTCAGGAGCATGTCACTGACCCGTTGCAGCAGGCCCTGCGGAACAACCGGGTCAATCACGCGTATCTGTTCAGCGGGCCGCGCGGCTGTGGAAAGACGACCAGTGCGCGCATCCTCGCCCGCTGTCTGAACTGCGAGCAGGGCCCCACGCCGACCCCCTGCGGGGAGTGCCAGTCCTGCCGTGACCTCGCGCGCAACGGGCCGGGCTCGATCGATGTCATCGAGATCGACGCCGCATCTCACGGTGGCGTGGACGATGCCCGTGACCTGCGGGAAAAGGCGTTCTTCGGACCCGCGTCGAGTCGGTACAAGATCTACATCATCGACGAGGCCCACATGGTCACCCCGGCCGGGTTCAACGCCCTGCTGAAGGTGGTCGAGGAGCCGCCGGAGCATCTCAAGTTCATCTTCGCGACCACCGAGCCCGAGAAGGTCATCGGCACGATCAGGTCGCGTACGCACCACTACCCCTTCCGGCTGGTTCCGCCCGGGACGCTGCGCGGTTACCTCGCCGAGGTGTGCGACAAGGAGAACAGCTCGGTGGAGGACGGTGTGCTGCCGCTCGTGGTGCGCGCCGGTGCCGGGTCCGTGCGTGACTCGATGTCCGTCATGGACCAGCTGCTGGCCTCCGCCGCCGACGACGGTGTGACATACGCCATGGCGACCTCGCTCCTCGGTTATACGGACGGCTCACTGCTGGACTCGATCGTGGACGCTTTCGCCGCGGGCGACGGGGCGGCTGCGTTCGAGGTCGTGGACCAGGTGATCGAGGGCGGTAACGACCCCCGGCGCTTCGTGGCCGACCTGCTGGAGCGCCTGCGTGACCTGGTGATTCTGGCCGCCGTTCCGGACGCCGGGGACAAGGGACTCATCGACGCGCCCGCCGATGTGGTCGAGCGGATGCAGGCTCAGGCGTCCGTCTTCGGCGCCGCGGAGCTGAGCCGCGCCGCCGACCTGGTCAACGAGGGGCTGACCGAGATGCGCGGGGCGACGTCGCCCCGGCTCCAGGTGGAGCTGATCTGCGCCCGGGTGCTGCTGCCGGGAGCCTTCGACGACGAGCGTTCGCTCCAGGCCCGGCTGGACCGGCTGGAGCGCGGCGCCTCCTTCGCGGCGGCCGGTCCCGGCCCCGCCGTGGGGTACGTACCGGGGCCGGAGGCCCATGGGGCCGGTGTCGGGATGCCCGCCGGAGGCGGCGGAGGTCCCGCTGCGGCCCGTGCGGCGGCCCGGGGCGAGGCCCCGGGCGGTGCTCCCGCCGACGTTCCGAGGGCCGCGCCCGCGGTCGCTGAGGCCGCGGCCCCACCGGTCGTCCAGCACCCGCCCGCAGCACCGCAGGAAGCGCCGCCTGCCCAGCAGCCGGCGGACCCGGCGCCCGCCGGTCAGCGCCCCGGCGCCTGGCCCGCGGCTGCCGGAGCCGGCAGCGGTGCGGGCGGTGCGGAAGCGGCTCGGCGTCCCGGTGGCTGGCCGACGGCCTCCGCTCCCGGCGGCGGCGTGCCGCAGGCCCAGGCGCCCGCTCCGGCGCAGACCCCGCACACCCCGCCTCCTGCCCCCGTCGCGCAGGCGCCCGCGCCTGGCGGTCAGGGCATGGCCCAGGGAGCCGCCCAGGTGCGGAACATGTGGCCGGACATCCTCGAGGCCGTGAAGAACCGCCGCCGTTTCACCTGGATCCTGCTCAGCCAGAACGCCCAGGTCACCGGTTTCGACGGCAGTACCCTGCAGATCGGCTTCCTCAACGCCGGTGCCCGTGACACCTTCTCCAGCAGCGGCAGCGAAGAGGTGCTCAAGCAGGCCCTCGCCGAGCAGTTCAACGCCAAGTGGCGGGTCGAATCGGTCGTGGACCCGTCGGGCGGTGGCGGCCAGCCCCCGCAGACCGGCGGTGGCGGCAGGCCTCCGGCCGCCCCGTACCAGCCCCCGCCCGCGCCCCCGGCCCAGTCGTACGAGCCCCGGCCCGCCGCCCCGGCGCCTCAGGCTCCGCCGCCCGCCCAGCAGCCCCCGGCGCAGCAGTCCGGGCGGCCGGAGCAGTCCTCGTACGACCACGGGGCGCCCGAGCCGCCGAGACCGGTCGCGCCCGAGGACGACACCGCCGAGGCGGACGATCCGGACCTGGTGGACTCCGCGCTCTCAGGACACGACCTGATCGTCCGCGAACTGGGCGCCACGGTCGTCGAGGAATTCACCAACGAGTAG
- a CDS encoding phosphoribosylaminoimidazolesuccinocarboxamide synthase, with protein MSGFVEKPEPVQVPGLTHLHTGKVRDLYRNEAGDLVMVASDRISAYDWVLPTEIPDKGRVLTQLSLWWFDQLADLVPNHVLSTELPAGAPADWAGRTLVCRSLRMVQVECVARGYLTGSGLTEYDANRTVCGLGLPEGLVDGSELPAPIFTPATKAAVGDHDENVSYEEVAREVGPETAAVLRRTTLDVYGRARDIARERGIILADTKFEFGFAPTADGGEELILADEVLTPDSSRFWPAESWEPGKAQPSYDKQFVRDWLTSPASGWDRHSEQPPPALPQEIVDATRAKYLDAYELLTGLSWPARGM; from the coding sequence GTGTCCGGTTTCGTAGAAAAGCCCGAGCCCGTGCAGGTGCCGGGGCTCACCCACCTGCACACCGGCAAGGTGCGCGACCTGTACCGGAACGAGGCGGGTGACCTCGTGATGGTCGCCAGCGACCGTATCTCCGCGTACGACTGGGTCCTGCCCACCGAGATCCCGGACAAGGGCCGTGTGCTCACCCAGCTGTCGCTGTGGTGGTTCGACCAGCTCGCCGATCTCGTCCCCAACCACGTGCTGTCGACCGAGCTCCCCGCAGGGGCGCCCGCCGACTGGGCGGGCCGGACCCTGGTCTGCCGCTCGCTGCGGATGGTCCAGGTGGAGTGCGTGGCGCGCGGCTATCTGACGGGCTCCGGCCTGACCGAGTACGACGCGAACCGTACGGTCTGCGGGCTGGGTCTGCCCGAGGGTCTCGTCGACGGCTCCGAACTCCCGGCGCCCATCTTCACCCCGGCGACGAAGGCCGCGGTCGGCGATCACGACGAGAACGTCTCGTACGAGGAGGTCGCCCGCGAGGTCGGCCCCGAGACGGCGGCCGTGCTACGCCGTACGACGCTAGACGTCTACGGCCGAGCCCGGGACATCGCCCGTGAGCGCGGGATCATCCTCGCCGACACGAAGTTCGAGTTCGGCTTCGCTCCCACCGCGGACGGCGGCGAGGAGCTGATCCTGGCGGACGAGGTGCTGACACCCGACTCCTCGCGCTTCTGGCCGGCCGAGTCCTGGGAGCCCGGGAAGGCGCAGCCGTCGTACGACAAGCAGTTCGTGCGCGACTGGCTGACCTCACCGGCCTCCGGCTGGGACCGCCACAGCGAGCAGCCGCCCCCGGCGCTCCCGCAGGAGATCGTCGACGCCACCCGGGCCAAGTACCTGGACGCGTACGAGCTCCTGACGGGCCTGAGCTGGCCGGCCCGGGGGATGTGA
- a CDS encoding response regulator transcription factor codes for MTHAPDAVRVLLADDEHLIRGALAALLALEDDIVLVAEAATGPEALAMAMAHRPDVAVLDLEMPGADGVKVATSLRSGLPGCRTMIVTSHGRPGNLKRALEAGVRAFVPKTVSARRLAEIIRTVHAGNRYVDPELAADAISAGDSPLTAREAEVLELAADGAPVAEIAERASLSQGTVRNYLSAAVSKIGAENRHAAVRLARERGWV; via the coding sequence ATGACCCACGCTCCGGACGCCGTCCGAGTCCTGCTCGCCGACGACGAGCACCTGATCCGGGGCGCGCTGGCCGCGCTCCTCGCGCTGGAGGACGACATCGTCCTGGTGGCCGAGGCGGCGACCGGACCGGAGGCGCTCGCGATGGCCATGGCACACCGGCCCGATGTGGCCGTCCTGGACCTGGAGATGCCGGGGGCGGACGGTGTGAAGGTCGCCACATCACTGCGGTCCGGGCTGCCCGGCTGCCGCACCATGATCGTGACGAGTCACGGTAGGCCGGGGAATCTCAAACGGGCGCTGGAGGCAGGCGTCCGGGCCTTCGTGCCCAAGACGGTCAGCGCACGCAGGCTGGCCGAGATCATCCGTACCGTGCACGCGGGAAACCGCTATGTGGACCCGGAGTTGGCGGCCGACGCGATCTCGGCCGGGGACTCCCCCCTCACCGCCCGGGAGGCCGAGGTGCTCGAACTGGCGGCGGACGGGGCGCCGGTCGCGGAGATCGCGGAGCGGGCTTCGCTCTCGCAGGGCACGGTGCGCAACTACCTGTCGGCGGCCGTCTCCAAGATCGGAGCGGAGAACCGTCACGCGGCAGTGCGTCTCGCACGCGAGAGAGGTTGGGTATAG
- the purS gene encoding phosphoribosylformylglycinamidine synthase subunit PurS, with protein sequence MARVVVDVMLKPEILDPQGQAVQRALPRLGFDGIADVRQGKRFELEVEGPVDDAALARINEMAETFLANTVIEDFTVKVEEEK encoded by the coding sequence GTGGCACGCGTCGTAGTCGACGTCATGCTCAAGCCGGAGATCCTCGACCCGCAGGGACAGGCTGTGCAGCGCGCACTGCCCCGTCTCGGCTTCGACGGAATCGCGGACGTTCGTCAGGGAAAGCGTTTCGAGCTCGAGGTCGAGGGGCCGGTCGACGATGCCGCCCTCGCCCGTATTAACGAGATGGCCGAGACCTTCCTCGCCAACACCGTCATCGAGGACTTCACCGTCAAGGTGGAGGAGGAGAAGTGA